One segment of Nitrospirota bacterium DNA contains the following:
- a CDS encoding superoxide dismutase family protein: MRNVRRMLVAIVPVFVLLLIGNGALAGGDAPLAKARLMDKDGNVVGYAVITEGDLLQVAYNLTGLPPGLHAFHIHETGACEPPFKSAGGHFNPYGAKHGLKNPEGAHAGDMANILVGPDGTASGVRYAPLATLKEGARNSLFKEGGTAEPEGAPEEQVANSTPDAGPATGGGRLQGTASFRGRVSCV; the protein is encoded by the coding sequence ATGAGGAATGTGAGAAGAATGCTTGTCGCAATCGTCCCGGTCTTCGTCCTGCTTCTTATCGGAAACGGCGCCCTTGCCGGAGGGGATGCCCCCCTGGCCAAGGCCAGGCTCATGGACAAGGACGGCAACGTGGTGGGCTACGCCGTCATCACCGAGGGCGACCTGCTCCAAGTGGCCTACAACCTTACCGGCCTTCCCCCGGGGCTTCACGCCTTCCACATCCATGAGACCGGCGCATGCGAGCCTCCCTTCAAGAGCGCCGGGGGGCACTTCAACCCCTACGGGGCCAAGCACGGCCTCAAGAACCCCGAGGGCGCGCATGCCGGCGACATGGCCAATATCCTGGTCGGCCCGGACGGGACCGCCTCGGGCGTGCGGTACGCCCCGCTGGCCACCCTCAAGGAGGGGGCCCGGAACTCCCTCTTCAAGGAGGGCGGCACCGCAGAGCCCGAAGGAGCACCGGAAGAGCAAGTAGCAAACAGCACGCCGGACGCCGGCCCGGCGACGGGGGGCGGGCGGCTGCAAGGAACCGCCTCTTTCCGGGGCAGGGTGTCCTGCGTTTGA